The sequence tttaataatataaaggATCCAAATTCAAGTGAATTTGCAAAGTATTCATCATCGTTtgaaaagatattattaattgatccaCAACCAGCCAATAAAGAGAAAGCATTACAAGTCCTATATGCATTCTTAGATAAAGCATCTTTTGTACATTTACCATCAACACCATTATCCTTCTATTCTGATTTAATTACATCAATCGTTGACAACTGTTTCAATTCACGTGATtccataaaattaaaatcaattgattgtttattattattagttgaaaTTATTGGTCCATATATTGTAATTGTAAgtttagtttatttatttatttatttattcttttttacaaaaacaaatattatattaataataaataattttttttttttttttttttttttttttttttttttttttttttttttttttttttttttttttttttttattagcaATATATTTGtgaaatattatcaaatagtaatagtaataataaagcaCCAAAGATTATAATATCATGTATATATACATTAAAAGAGATTGTTAAACAATTTGGTGTTTCAGCTAATGTACCAGTTGATTtgatattaaaagatttattagGATTTTTTGAACATCAATCAAAGGATGTTAGAGTTGAAGCATTGAATTTATCAGTTCAACTTTATATTTGGTTAGGTGATCAAATTACTCAACATTTAAAATCACTAAGACCAACTCAATATAAAGATTTTGAACAagcaatttcaaatttaaaaaattcaaaatcttcAATACCACAATCACCATCTCTAAGAAATTTTAGATCAACtgcaaatttaaaacaaactaaacaacaacaacaacaacaacaacaacaacaacaacaacaacaacaacaacaacaacaacaacaacaacaacaacaatcaattgCAACTTCTACTCAAACTCCAAATTCtttatcatcttcaattccaattattaatactaataatagtactaataataataataataataataataataataataataataataataataataataataataataacagcactaataataatagtggtagtgTTGGTGCacaaagtaataataataatacagtagcaacaacaccacaatcatcatcaccaacattaTCAACAGCAACTAGCGGTAGTTTAGGAAGTAATTATtcaacatcaccatcactCGATACGAATCCAGATGAAATTCATTGTAAACTTTATGAATTTTATAAACTTTCTGAAGATCCGTCTTGGTCAATTAGAAAACAAGGTATTGCTGATGTTTTCATCCCTTTAATATCTCATGAGAAAATTACTCAATTATCTGATCAAGATTATTCAAAAATTTCTTATACAATGGCAAAggtacatttttttttttttttttttttttttttttaaaaaaaataataataattatttattaatatattaaaattttaattatatatatacttttaaatatttttaaatttattaaaaaaagttactTGGTGACTCAAatatatttgtaattttaacaaCAATTAATGCAACGGAATTATTAGTAAAGAAATTATCAagagatttattttttaatcatattaTATCATTGGTACCAATAATGTTGGATAGTTTTAAAGAAAAGAGACCATTACTATGTGATAGTATTCATGCATGTTTAAATACTATAATGGATagacaattaaaaattaatgaagtTTTAGATTTCATAAttgaactattattaaatagtaaagtttcaaaattaaaatatgaagTAATGTTATGGTTTAGAAGATTAGTTATGGCTTCACCTTTatcttgttttaaaaatgatgttTCAATAATGGTTAATGCTTTATCATTAGtatgttaaatttaattttaaaatttaattttaaattaatattattattacttacttttttttttttttttttttttttttttttttttctcttaacctttaataacaaaaacaataaaaataataataataatagaatgtAGATGAT comes from Dictyostelium discoideum AX4 chromosome 2 chromosome, whole genome shotgun sequence and encodes:
- a CDS encoding hypothetical protein (MICROTUBULE-ASSOCIATED PROTEIN CP224. 6/101), producing MSSIGNKIKSKKFKDRLSGYDEMLTLFNNIKDPNSSEFAKYSSSFEKILLIDPQPANKEKALQVLYAFLDKASFVHLPSTPLSFYSDLITSIVDNCFNSRDSIKLKSIDCLLLLVEIIGPYIVIQYICEILSNSNSNNKAPKIIISCIYTLKEIVKQFGVSANVPVDLILKDLLGFFEHQSKDVRVEALNLSVQLYIWLGDQITQHLKSLRPTQYKDFEQAISNLKNSKSSIPQSPSLRNFRSTANLKQTKQQQQQQQQQQQQQQQQQQQQQQQQQSIATSTQTPNSLSSSIPIINTNNSTNNNNNNNNNNNNNNNNNNNNNNSTNNNSGSVGAQSNNNNTVATTPQSSSPTLSTATSGSLGSNYSTSPSLDTNPDEIHCKLYEFYKLSEDPSWSIRKQGIADVFIPLISHEKITQLSDQDYSKISYTMAKLLGDSNIFVILTTINATELLVKKLSRDLFFNHIISLVPIMLDSFKEKRPLLCDSIHACLNTIMDRQLKINEVLDFIIELLLNSKVSKLKYEVMLWFRRLVMASPLSCFKNDVSIMVNALSLNVDDPVKENRDIAILTISTIGYIVGEKEVLPLLLHLDELKINQIKEIMKETAQSGWSKGKKSDQIVNNNNNNSSSSSSSSNNNNNSNSNNNNIGNSSNNTNIANPSPTSGSISTPTSKLKTMMTNISNSPSSSPYLDNKQLNSNSKPKLVFKIEPDLQPISQSPPPSTSPPPLPPPEQQQPTTTSPIPINTILTTITSSEQQQQQSSSIENDEINVNSIPNINNNNNNNNNNNNNNNNNNNNNNNNNNNNNNNNNNNNNNNNNNVFKEIEDIKNLLNSKLSNLMDYTKELEFKNQQLENNNNNTNNTNNNNNKNNNGLIDDHDYRFYENLNIELSKELQNEKEKKQLLLEKMKDYDKQINDLISTFRLLSHENKELKQQICLQDRDIQLLNEMMKKDEIIKTTLLQEIGKLKESANLNLTTSSLNSTNTTNMNIMAFSNDPSRYLVELPPTVISQLPEEELELFEELYQENLRVIQQQQQRIRESKGIQ